One Cryptomeria japonica chromosome 9, Sugi_1.0, whole genome shotgun sequence genomic window carries:
- the LOC131858527 gene encoding cytochrome P450 750A1-like, whose translation MAWLNFPAVELGFSLIFLWIIYRFLTASKRNKGKLGLPPGPRPWPLLGKKYGPIMFLRLGSVPTVVASSPAMAKEFLKTHDLIFASRQATSGTKYLGYERRDVALAPYGEYWRQMRKLCTMELLTTKRTEAFRWVREQEATAMVRSVWEGSEKGMRSVQLRNLISTLSLNTVCRMFADRRYSELSGGESFLEIMTEIMHLLGVIIVGDYIPSLSFLDLQGYRRRMKAVHKAYDGLPRS comes from the exons ATGGCATGGCTCAATTTCCCTGCAGTGGAGCTGGGTTTTTCGCTCATCTTCCTCTGGATAATATACAGATTTCTGACAGCAAGCAAGAGAAACAAAGGAAAGTTGGGATTGCCACCAGGGCCACGGCCATGGCCACTG CTCGGAAAAAAGTACGGACCCATCATGTTTCTACGCCTGGGCTCGGTACCCACGGTTGTGGCCTCTTCTCCTGCCATGGCCAAAGAGTTTCTTAAAACCCATGATTTGATCTTCGCCAGCAGACAAGCTACATCGGGGACCAAGTACCTGGGCTACGAGCGCAGAGACGTGGCGCTGGCCCCCTATGGAGAGTACTGGCGGCAGATGAGAAAGTTGTGCACAATGGAATTACTGACGACCAAGAGAACGGAGGCATTCAGGTGGGTAAGAGAACAAGAGGCGACAGCCATGGTGAGATCTGTGTGGGAAGGAAGTGAGAAGGGCATGCGTTCCGTCCAACTGCGGAATCTCATCTCCACCCTCTCACTCAACACTGTCTGCAGAATGTTTGCAGACAGAAGATACTCCGAACTGAGCGGAGGCGAATCGTTTTTAGAGATAATGACTGAAATTATGCATCTGTTGGGAGTAATTATTGTGGGGGACTACATTCCCTCTCTTTCCTTTCTTGATTTGCAAGGCTACCGCCGCCGTATGAAGGCCGTTCATAAAGCATACGATGGTTTGCCGAGAAGCTGA
- the LOC131858526 gene encoding cytochrome P450 71AU50-like codes for MGESESSKIQVSRLSIKAIILDMLLAGVDTSLITIEWAMTELLRNPKVMARAQQEIELQVWRDRIVRESDLVNLDYLRCVMKETFRLHPVGAFMVPHQSTEGCNVGGYYIPPNKGGGDAPGMSMGSSVVHLAVAQLIHCFDWSVEGEVNREEEFGLSLPKKFPLSSLPSWRLTTEGPP; via the exons ATGGGTGAGAGCGAAAGTTCCAAGATTCAAGTCTCTCGCCtttcaatcaaagcaatcatcttG GATATGCTACTTGCTGGAGTAGACACATCTCTTATAACTATAGAATGGGCGATGACTGAGCTGCTGAGAAACCCTAAAGTAATGGCAAGGGCGCAACAAGAGATTGAATTGCAGGTTTGGAGAGATCGCATTGTAAGGGAGAGTGATCTTGTAAACTTGGATTACTTGCGGTGTGTGATGAAGGAAACATTTCGATTACATCCAGTAGGGGCCTTTATGGTGCCACACCAATCCACTGAGGGTTGCAATGTGGGAGGATATTACATTCCACCAAACAAG GGAGGAGGGGATGCCCCCGGAATGTCCATGGGGAGTTCCGTTGTTCACTTGGCTGTGGCTCAGCTCATACATTGCTTTGATTGGAGTGTGGAGGGTGAGGTGAATAGGGAAGAAGAGTTTGGTTTGAGCTTACCTAAAAAGTTTCCTCTTTCTTCTCTTCCCTCCTGGAGGCTCACCACTGAAGGGCCACCATAG
- the LOC131858525 gene encoding cytochrome P450 71AU50-like, protein MELLTTKRTESCRWVREEEATAMVRSVWEGSEKGMRSVELRNLISTVSLNTICRMFAGRRYSELRGGESFLEIMTEIMHLLGVIIVGDCIPSLSFLDLQGYHRHMKAVHKAYNAFAEKLIDERAELRRRRSKRSDNPDLLDVMLDMGQSESPKIQVSRLSIKAIILDMLLAGVDTSLITTEWAMTELLRNPKVMARAQQEIELQVGRDCIVRESDLVNLDYLRCVMKETFRLHPVGAFMVPQESTEGCNVGVYDIPPKTRLLVNVWAMGRDDCIWKDPLEFKPERFIGSSIDLKGQHFELLPFRAGRRGCPGMSMGSSVVHLAVAQLIHCFEWSVKGEVNREEEFGMSFLFLLSPLKGHHSLG, encoded by the exons ATGGAATTACTGACGACCAAGAGAACGGAGTCATGCAGGTGGGTAAGAGAAGAAGAGGCGACAGCCATGGTGAGATCTGTGTGGGAAGGAAGTGAGAAGGGCATGCGTTCCGTCGAACTGCGGAATCTCATCTCCACCGTCTCACTCAACACTATCTGCAGAATGTTTGCAGGCAGAAGATACTCCGAACTGAGGGGAGGCGAATCGTTTTTAGAGATAATGACTGAAATTATGCATCTGTTGGGAGTAATTATTGTGGGGGACTGCATTCCCTCTCTTTCCTTTCTTGATTTGCAAGGCTACCACCGCCATATGAAGGCCGTTCATAAAGCATACAATGCGTTTGCCGAGAAGCTGATCGATGAGCGCGCTgagctgaggaggaggaggagtaaAAGGTCGGACAATCCGGACCTTTTGGACGTGATGCTGGACATGGGTCAGAGCGAAAGTCCCAAGATTCAAGTCTCTCGCCtttcaatcaaagcaatcatcttG GATATGCTACTTGCTGGAGTAGACACATCTCTTATAACTACAGAATGGGCGATGACTGAGCTGCTGAGAAACCCTAAAGTAATGGCAAGGGCGCAACAAGAGATTGAATTGCAGGTTGGGAGAGATTGCATTGTAAGGGAGAGTGATCTTGTAAACTTAGATTACTTACGGTGTGTGATGAAGGAAACATTTCGATTACATCCAGTAGGGGCCTTTATGGTGCCACAGGAATCCACAGAGGGTTGCAATGTGGGAGTATATGACATTCCACCAAAAACAAGGTTGCTTGTGAATGTTTGGGCAATGGGAAGGGATGATTGTATTTGGAAAGATCCTTTAGAATTCAAGCCTGAAAGATTTATTGGGTCAAGCATAGATCTGAAAGGCCAACACTTTGAATTGTTGCCATTCAGAGCAGGGAGGAGGGGATGCCCCGGAATGTCCATGGGGAGTTCCGTTGTTCACTTGGCTGTGGCTCAGCTCATACATTGCTTTGAGTGGAGTGTGAAGGGTGAGGTGAATAGGGAAGAAGAGTTTGGTATGAGTTTCCTCTTTCTGCTCTCACCACTGAAGGGCCACCATAGCCTTGGATAG